A single Lynx canadensis isolate LIC74 chromosome D2, mLynCan4.pri.v2, whole genome shotgun sequence DNA region contains:
- the PRF1 gene encoding perforin-1 isoform X1, translated as MLTGRAAQKAGMRLPGREYEEDRDGDGAPWIKLPEAQTPRLHSSMGACVLLPGLLLLLLPRPAPAPCHTAARSECRRNRPFVPGSMLAGEGVDVTSLRRSGSFPVDTESFLRPDGTCTLCHNVLKRGALQRLPLALTDWRAQGSGCQRQVVRAKASSTEAVAREAASNIRNDWRVGLDVSPKPSANVHVTVAGSHSHMANFAAQKTFHDQYSFSTDLVECRFYSSHLVHSPPLHPNFQRVVRDLPPDFNSSTEADYLRLISNYGTHFIRSMELGGRISALTALRTCELALDGLGAKEVEDCLAVEAQVSISGRADSSSEFKACEEKKKHHKITTSFHQAYRERFSEIVGGHHTSVSDLLFGDQAGPEQFSAWVASLLDRPSLVDYTLEPLHVLLESQDPRREALRQAVSKYVMDRARWKDCSRPCPLGQKKSPHNPCQCVCHGSAVTNQDCCPRQRGLAHLEVMNFQASGLWGDYFTRTDAYLKVFFGGQELRVSTVWNDNNPKWMTRLDFGDVILSTGGPLRVQVWDQDHGWDDDLLGTCDQNPQSGLHEVRCGLSHGHLRFSYHAKCLPHLKGATCLEYAPHGLLGELPGNRSGPVW; from the exons ATGTTGACGGGGAGAGCCGCTCAGAAAGCTGGAATGAGGCTCCCTGGGAGAGAATACGAGGAGGACCGGGATGGAGACGGAGCTCCGTGGATTAAG CTTCCCGAAGCCCAGACGCCCCGTCTCCACAGCTCCATGGGTGCCTGTGTGCTCCTGCCgggcctcctcctcctgctgctgccccgccccgccccagccccctgccACACGGCCGCCCGCTCCGAGTGCCGCCGCAACCGTCCGTTTGTGCCCGGCTCAATGCTGGCTGGGGAGGGCGTGGACGTGACCAGTCTCAGGCGCTCGGGCTCCTTCCCGGTGGACACAGAGAGCTTCCTGCGGCCCGACGGCACCTGCACTCTCTGCCACAACGTCCTGAAGCGGGGCGCCCTTCAGCGCCTCCCTCTGGCACTGACTGATTGGCGCGCCCAGGGCTCAGGCTGCCAGCGCCAAGTGGTCAGGGCCAAGGCCAGTTCCACCGAGGCCGTGGCCAGGGAAGCAGCCAGCAACATCCGCAACGACTGGCGGGTGGGGCTGGACGTGTCTCCCAAACCCAGCGCCAACGTGCATGTGACCGTGGCTGGCTCGCACTCCCACATGGCCAACTTCGCGGCCCAGAAGACCTTCCACGACCAGTACAGCTTCAGCACTGACTTGGTGGAGTGTCGCTTCTACAG cTCTCACCTGGTACActctcccccactccaccccaatTTCCAGAGGGTCGTCAGAGACCTGCCCCCCGACTTCAACAGCTCCACCGAGGCCGACTACCTCCGGCTCATCTCCAACTACGGCACCCACTTCATCCGGTCCATGGAGCTGGGCGGCCGGATCTCGGCCCTCACCGCCCTGCGCACCTGTGAGCTGGCCCTGGACGGGCTCGGGGCCAAAGAGGTAGAGGACTGCCTGGCCGTCGAGGCCCAGGTCAGCATAAGTGGCCGTGCCGACTCTTCATCGGAATTCAAGGCCTGTGAGGAGAAGAAGAAGCACCACAAGATAACCACCTCCTTCCACCAGGCCTATCGGGAGCGCTTTTCCGAAATAGTTGGTGGCCACCACACCTCCGTAAGTGACCTGCTGTTTGGGGACCAGGCCGGGCCCGAGCAGTTCTCAGCCTGGGTGGCCTCGCTGCTGGACAGACCCAGCCTGGTTGACTACACCCTGGAGCCTCTGCATGTGCTCCTGGAGAGCCAGGACCCGCGGCGGGAGGCCCTGCGACAGGCCGTGAGCAAGTACGTGATGGACAGGGCCCGCTGGAAGGACTGTAGCAGGCCTTGCCCCCTGGGGCAGAAGAAGAGCCCCCACAACCCATGCCAGTGTGTCTGCCACGGCTCAGCGGTCACCAACCAGGACTGCTGTCCCCGGCAGAGGGGCCTGGCCCACTTGGAGGTCATGAACTTCCAGGCGTCAGGCCTGTGGGGAGACTATTTCACTAGGACGGACGCCTACCTGAAGGTCTTCTTTGGAGGCCAGGAGCTGAGAGTGAGCACAGTGTGGAACGATAACAACCCCAAGTGGATGACGCGGCTGGACTTCGGGGACGTGATCCTGTCCACGGGGGGGCCCCTGAGGGTGCAGGTCTGGGACCAAGACCACGGCTGGGACGATGACCTCCTCGGCACCTGTGACCAGAACCCACAGTCTGGCTTGCACGAGGTGAGGTGTGGCCTGTCCCACGGTCACCTGAGATTCTCCTACCATGCCAAGTGCTTGCCTCACCTGAAGGGGGCCACCTGCCTGGAGTATGCCCCCCACGGGCTTCTGGGGGAGCTTCCCGGAAACCGGAGTGGGCCGGTGTGGTGA
- the PRF1 gene encoding perforin-1 isoform X2, which translates to MGACVLLPGLLLLLLPRPAPAPCHTAARSECRRNRPFVPGSMLAGEGVDVTSLRRSGSFPVDTESFLRPDGTCTLCHNVLKRGALQRLPLALTDWRAQGSGCQRQVVRAKASSTEAVAREAASNIRNDWRVGLDVSPKPSANVHVTVAGSHSHMANFAAQKTFHDQYSFSTDLVECRFYSSHLVHSPPLHPNFQRVVRDLPPDFNSSTEADYLRLISNYGTHFIRSMELGGRISALTALRTCELALDGLGAKEVEDCLAVEAQVSISGRADSSSEFKACEEKKKHHKITTSFHQAYRERFSEIVGGHHTSVSDLLFGDQAGPEQFSAWVASLLDRPSLVDYTLEPLHVLLESQDPRREALRQAVSKYVMDRARWKDCSRPCPLGQKKSPHNPCQCVCHGSAVTNQDCCPRQRGLAHLEVMNFQASGLWGDYFTRTDAYLKVFFGGQELRVSTVWNDNNPKWMTRLDFGDVILSTGGPLRVQVWDQDHGWDDDLLGTCDQNPQSGLHEVRCGLSHGHLRFSYHAKCLPHLKGATCLEYAPHGLLGELPGNRSGPVW; encoded by the exons ATGGGTGCCTGTGTGCTCCTGCCgggcctcctcctcctgctgctgccccgccccgccccagccccctgccACACGGCCGCCCGCTCCGAGTGCCGCCGCAACCGTCCGTTTGTGCCCGGCTCAATGCTGGCTGGGGAGGGCGTGGACGTGACCAGTCTCAGGCGCTCGGGCTCCTTCCCGGTGGACACAGAGAGCTTCCTGCGGCCCGACGGCACCTGCACTCTCTGCCACAACGTCCTGAAGCGGGGCGCCCTTCAGCGCCTCCCTCTGGCACTGACTGATTGGCGCGCCCAGGGCTCAGGCTGCCAGCGCCAAGTGGTCAGGGCCAAGGCCAGTTCCACCGAGGCCGTGGCCAGGGAAGCAGCCAGCAACATCCGCAACGACTGGCGGGTGGGGCTGGACGTGTCTCCCAAACCCAGCGCCAACGTGCATGTGACCGTGGCTGGCTCGCACTCCCACATGGCCAACTTCGCGGCCCAGAAGACCTTCCACGACCAGTACAGCTTCAGCACTGACTTGGTGGAGTGTCGCTTCTACAG cTCTCACCTGGTACActctcccccactccaccccaatTTCCAGAGGGTCGTCAGAGACCTGCCCCCCGACTTCAACAGCTCCACCGAGGCCGACTACCTCCGGCTCATCTCCAACTACGGCACCCACTTCATCCGGTCCATGGAGCTGGGCGGCCGGATCTCGGCCCTCACCGCCCTGCGCACCTGTGAGCTGGCCCTGGACGGGCTCGGGGCCAAAGAGGTAGAGGACTGCCTGGCCGTCGAGGCCCAGGTCAGCATAAGTGGCCGTGCCGACTCTTCATCGGAATTCAAGGCCTGTGAGGAGAAGAAGAAGCACCACAAGATAACCACCTCCTTCCACCAGGCCTATCGGGAGCGCTTTTCCGAAATAGTTGGTGGCCACCACACCTCCGTAAGTGACCTGCTGTTTGGGGACCAGGCCGGGCCCGAGCAGTTCTCAGCCTGGGTGGCCTCGCTGCTGGACAGACCCAGCCTGGTTGACTACACCCTGGAGCCTCTGCATGTGCTCCTGGAGAGCCAGGACCCGCGGCGGGAGGCCCTGCGACAGGCCGTGAGCAAGTACGTGATGGACAGGGCCCGCTGGAAGGACTGTAGCAGGCCTTGCCCCCTGGGGCAGAAGAAGAGCCCCCACAACCCATGCCAGTGTGTCTGCCACGGCTCAGCGGTCACCAACCAGGACTGCTGTCCCCGGCAGAGGGGCCTGGCCCACTTGGAGGTCATGAACTTCCAGGCGTCAGGCCTGTGGGGAGACTATTTCACTAGGACGGACGCCTACCTGAAGGTCTTCTTTGGAGGCCAGGAGCTGAGAGTGAGCACAGTGTGGAACGATAACAACCCCAAGTGGATGACGCGGCTGGACTTCGGGGACGTGATCCTGTCCACGGGGGGGCCCCTGAGGGTGCAGGTCTGGGACCAAGACCACGGCTGGGACGATGACCTCCTCGGCACCTGTGACCAGAACCCACAGTCTGGCTTGCACGAGGTGAGGTGTGGCCTGTCCCACGGTCACCTGAGATTCTCCTACCATGCCAAGTGCTTGCCTCACCTGAAGGGGGCCACCTGCCTGGAGTATGCCCCCCACGGGCTTCTGGGGGAGCTTCCCGGAAACCGGAGTGGGCCGGTGTGGTGA